The DNA region TCTCAACGCTATAGATGCCTCTAGTTAATTGCAGCTTTCATAAGTTGCATTAAGGTTCATTCCTATGAATGTGTCTCTCCAAGTCTTCATCAATTGATGCATGTGATTTtattgtataatgtattttttttttggtggacaGTTGGTTATATCGTGTTAAGCCATCAGTTACCCATGAGCCATTTAAACCTAGAGTTCCAACTCATGAAAGACTTGTCAGTGAGTTCAACCAGTCAAATAGTTCTGCTACACCTACTCAATTACGGTGGAAGCCTGTGGATATCCCAGAAACACCAACTGATTTCATTGATGGGCTGTACACTGTATGTGGAGCTGGCAGCTCTTACCTCCGGCATGGTTTTGCAATTCACATGTAATTTGGGTTCAATCTCATTTATgcgctatatatataattctggAATGCATTGGTATCTTGTGAAGCGATTTAATCTTCATATTTAGATTTAAGGTCTTGCCTCTGAAAAACTTTATCTATGATTTTTGCAGCTTTAACTTCAAATTTTGCATCATTAGTTGGTTTTTTGAAAGTAGAGAGCAAATAAGAAATCCCTAATTCAAGGAGTGCTAATGTGAAAGACTTTATTCCTATCATTTCTCAGTTCTCTTTTAGCTGCGAGTATTGAATAAATTTCAGTATTTTATAAATTCAAGTGCATGTGGAAATGTAGGTATACAGCTAACAAATCAATGGACAACTGTGCATTCTGCAATGCTGATGGAGACTTTTTGATAGTTCCTCAAAAAGGAAGTAAGTGATGCCCCACTTCACTGGTTTAATGAGTCATTTGTTTTTCAGTAAGTCAGTAACCATGTGTTTGATTGTACCTAATCCAACAATCCAAGTGAAACTAATTTCACCTTCCTGGAACCTCTTAGAAATTATGAGAATTTTAAAGAATTACTTTGCATCTTTGGTGAATTTTAAAGGATACAGACTCTGCCTTCATTCTGATTACTAGCTGCTGTCTTATCTTCTATTTGGCCCTTAGTCTCCCCCTCCAAAATTTTTTGTGGTAGTTGTAGGATAACTCACCCATGCTCATATTACAGCTCAAAAGAAAGCTCCGGTTTTTGCATCTTCTCTTAAGGTTAATTGTGATATTCTTAGAGCTTGCTgattttcattttgttatgtTCACTGAAGTTCTCTTTATCTTTTGTTTACCATATAGGGTTGTGGATTACAACTGAATGTGGTAGGTTGCAAGTCAATCCTGGTGAAATAGTTGTTATTCCTCAAGGATTTCGCTTTGCTGTTGATCTGCCGGATGGAGAATCGCGAGGTTATGTTGGTGAAATTTTTGGAACTCATTTTCAACTCCCTGATCTTGGGCCAATAGGTGCACATAAAGTTCAAAATTACTTACACTCCGTGCATGTTAAATCAGAGATCATATGATATGCTTTAATTCTGTTTAGGTGCGAATGGTCTTGCTGCTCCAAGGGATTTTCTTGTTCCGGTGGCATGGTTTGATGATAGCTGCCATCCAGGTTACACCATTGTACAAAAATATGGCGGTGAACTCTTCACTGCAAAACAAGAGTTTTCACCATTCAACGTGGTTGCTTGGCATGGCAATTACGCCCCTTACAAGGTAAATATTGTTGAGGATGCTAACTTGGATAAAATTATCAATACTAGTTTCCTTAATCCTTATGGAGTAAAAGTGTTCTGTTTGCAGTATGATCTAAGCAAGTTCTGCCCTTATAACACTGTTTTGTTTGATCACAGTGATCCATCAATAAACACAGGTATATTCCTTTCTGCTAACATACAGTTGCTTGCTGTCTTGTATTATTAGATAGATTGAATTGCAACTtctatttgattcattttcaaAAGCCAAATGCAGTTTTGACAGCACCCACAGATAAACCAGGAGTGGCATTGATGGACTTTGTCATTTTTCCACCGCGATGGTTGGTTGCTGAACACACTTTTCGTCCTCCATATTACCACCGAAATTGTATGAGTGAATTTATGGGCCTGATCTATGGAGGATATGAGGTAAACCTTTTCAAATTCTTTGGTTATTTTTGCTCTGttggggggggggagggggggtgaAAAGAAATCTTGGTTTTGGTAGCCTATGGTAAGTTAATGTTCATTTGATCTTTCTGGATAGAGCATCTTTCTGGATAGAACAGTACCAGGTTTGTTCATCATAGAAGGAATTTGTGATAAATCATGAATTTCAACACAGTTTGCTGTTTTCAGGCAAAAGCTGATGGCTTTCTTCCAGGTGGTGCAAGCCTCCATAGCTGCATGACTCCCCATGGTCCCGATACCAAAACATACGAGGTGAAACATCTACTCACTCCCTCCCCCATCATCTCCATACTTTTAGAATTGAATAACTTGTTTGGtcttaactaaaaatttaaactgatAGTGAAATTATCAACATTCATCCACCACTAGCATTCTGTTTTTTATAGTTACAGCCCGTTTACTTTAGTGTTCTTCCAATCCAACACTATAAGCTCACAGAAAACATTTAACAACATTGTAATGCTCCTAGAGAGGCATCTATGATCTAACAACATTATAATGCTGACAGAAAACCATAGCCCTGGGAAACGAAGCAGGGCCACATAGAATCACAGGCACGATGGCTTTCATGTTCGAGTCATGCCTCGTGCCCCCGAGTCTGTCCATGGGCACTGGAATCGCCCTTCATGGATCACGATTATTATCAGTGTTGGATAGGTTTGAAGTCTCACTTCACAGGAGGATCCACAGATGAAGGGAACAAGGACTTGGAAAATGGACACCACTGATTATGGCGGCTCACAATGCTTGTCATCTTGTCATGGTTCCACCGGAGTAATGGTTGATCTGTCTCTATCGAAATGCCACACTTTGTAAATACATATTGAGATACAAGTTGATGTATGGATATGACTGAAACATAAATATGAATAATGGAGCGTTTGGTTCTCGGAGTTGGGATTCCTTAGGTAATAATGTGATATTTTAAGAATGTATAAATTATCTTGTGTTTAGTTAATATGGGAATGTAAGTTAATATATATTGGTTTAGGTTATTTTAAGGATAatgttattttctttcttaaattNNNNNNNNNNNNNNNNNNNNNNNNNgggggggggggggggggggggggggggggggggggggggggggggggggggggggggggggggggggggggggggggggggggggggggggggggggggggggggggggggggggggggggggggggggggggggggggggggggtgaaaaGAAATCTTGGTTTTGGTAGCCTATGGTAAATTGTTAATGTTCATTTGATCTTTCTGGATAGCCTATGGTAAATTGGTAATGTTGATTTGATCTTTCTGGATAGAACATTCTTTAAAATACCAGGTTTGTTCATCATAGAAGGAATTTGTGATAAATCATGAATTTCAACACAGTTTGCTGTTTTCAGGCAAAAGCTGATGGCTTTCTTCCAGGTGGTGCAAGCCTCCATAGCTGCATGACTCCCCATGGTCCCGATACCAAAACATACGAGGTGAAACATCTACTCACTCCCTCCCCCATCATCTCCATACTTTTAGAATTGAATAACTTGTTTGGtcttaactaaaaatttaaactgatAGTGAAATTATACATTCATCCACCACTAGCATTCTGTTTTTATAGTTACAGCCCGTTTACTTTAGTGTTCTTCCAATCCAACACTATAATGCTCACAGAAAGACATTTAACAACATTGTAATGCTCCTAGAGAGGCATCTATGATCTAACAACATTATAATGCTGACAGAAAACCATAGCCCTGGGAAACGAAGCAGGGCCACATAGAATCACAGGCACGATGGCTTTCATGTTCG from Ipomoea triloba cultivar NCNSP0323 chromosome 6, ASM357664v1 includes:
- the LOC116022303 gene encoding homogentisate 1,2-dioxygenase isoform X2 produces the protein MEIKDDNVTGSSKFPPDLEYQSGFGNHFSSEAIAGALPRGQNSPLVCPLGLYAEQISGTSFTSPRKLNQLSWLYRVKPSVTHEPFKPRVPTHERLVSEFNQSNSSATPTQLRWKPVDIPETPTDFIDGLYTVCGAGSSYLRHGFAIHMYTANKSMDNCAFCNADGDFLIVPQKGRLWITTECGRLQVNPGEIVVIPQGFRFAVDLPDGESRGYVGEIFGTHFQLPDLGPIGANGLAAPRDFLVPVAWFDDSCHPGYTIVQKYGGELFTAKQEFSPFNVVAWHGNYAPYKYDLSKFCPYNTVLFDHSDPSINTVLTAPTDKPGVALMDFVIFPPRWLVAEHTFRPPYYHRNCMSEFMGLIYGGYEAKADGFLPGGASLHSCMTPHGPDTKTYEKTIALGNEAGPHRITGTMAFMFESCLVPRVCPWALESPFMDHDYYQCWIGLKSHFTGGSTDEGNKDLENGHH
- the LOC116022303 gene encoding homogentisate 1,2-dioxygenase isoform X1, translating into MEIKDDNVTGSSKFPPDLEYQSGFGNHFSSEAIAGALPRGQNSPLVCPLGLYAEQISGTSFTSPRKLNQLSWLYRVKPSVTHEPFKPRVPTHERLVSEFNQSNSSATPTQLRWKPVDIPETPTDFIDGLYTVCGAGSSYLRHGFAIHMYTANKSMDNCAFCNADGDFLIVPQKGRLWITTECGRLQVNPGEIVVIPQGFRFAVDLPDGESRGYVGEIFGTHFQLPDLGPIGANGLAAPRDFLVPVAWFDDSCHPGYTIVQKYGGELFTAKQEFSPFNVVAWHGNYAPYKYDLSKFCPYNTVLFDHSDPSINTVLTAPTDKPGVALMDFVIFPPRWLVAEHTFRPPYYHRNCMSEFMGLIYGGYEAKADGFLPGGASLHSCMTPHGPDTKTYEKTIALGNEAGPHRITGTMAFMFESCLVPPSLSMGTGIALHGSRLLSVLDRFEVSLHRRIHR